One genomic segment of Chitinophaga parva includes these proteins:
- a CDS encoding FUSC family protein, with protein MHSERILRDIKRFIFSYHFSNGLRMTIGVVLPSVVFYYLGRLDIGIALSTGALCTGISDVPGTAVHKRNGLLISTALNTVVALGTGLAIPYLFLSIPWIVLVCFFCGMLLVYGNRGGNIGIGGLLVMVLVIGEPPASIGEVLLFASLVLAGCLWYDFLALLLWQVRPYLNVQQALGNTLIETAYYLDLRANFYLPGVNVQENFTAVLAQQVKVNEQTESVRELLLKRRADQQGTTSINKSLVMIFLEAVDLQEQIMTSHIDYEELHRIFKDDAVLGPFRHLIYLFSEELKNIGLAISAGLRSKPEHNLQRELEKVKVLVADYRKSRPSFQERTELLALNSIIQTLEEMAVRYHYLHRLSRLDAEKQNNIDPNLDISRFVTRQRYDVEVFVNNLSFRSNNFRHAVRLSLATITGFLLGQIPFLGLHRVYWILLTIVVILKPGFSVTKTKSTQRLIGTVAGALFALGLLHFVHVPAVIFAMMLVCILGAYSFTTYNYTISVFFTTPFVIFLLHFLHPKDIENVTQRVLDTFIGGTISFLASHLLWPSWEYKYLPEYMLKMIRANSRYFGQTMKLYTGAPFNVTEFKLARKEAHVNTANLMAAFQRMLSEPKRRQKNGSQVYHFVVLNHTLTSHIATLANMGLQHPLQYPRPEYGPISDSLCAFMDYLTQRMAAIEMAVNSGNPIAPVPEFDIAPKAFAPLDAHLEQLLQARQKEIDEKSSPSQVRKELVEVKHVHDQLHLIHSLLRDMLRAVNEREE; from the coding sequence ATGCACAGCGAGCGGATCCTACGCGACATTAAGCGTTTCATTTTCAGTTATCATTTCAGCAACGGGCTGCGCATGACCATTGGCGTGGTGCTCCCCTCGGTGGTTTTCTATTACCTGGGGCGCCTGGATATTGGCATTGCCCTCTCTACCGGCGCGCTCTGTACCGGCATTTCGGACGTACCGGGCACCGCCGTCCACAAGCGAAACGGGCTGCTTATCAGCACCGCCCTCAATACCGTGGTAGCCCTGGGCACGGGCCTGGCCATCCCCTACCTTTTCCTTTCCATTCCCTGGATTGTGCTGGTATGCTTCTTTTGCGGCATGCTGCTCGTGTACGGCAACCGGGGCGGCAATATCGGCATTGGCGGTCTGCTGGTGATGGTGCTGGTCATCGGCGAGCCCCCGGCCAGCATTGGGGAAGTACTCCTGTTTGCCAGCCTGGTACTGGCGGGCTGCCTCTGGTACGATTTCCTGGCCCTCCTGCTCTGGCAGGTGCGCCCTTACCTCAATGTACAGCAGGCCCTGGGCAATACCCTCATTGAAACGGCCTACTACCTGGACCTCCGGGCCAATTTTTACCTGCCGGGGGTCAATGTACAGGAAAATTTCACTGCCGTGCTGGCCCAGCAGGTCAAGGTGAATGAACAGACAGAGTCCGTGCGGGAACTACTCCTGAAACGGCGCGCCGACCAGCAGGGCACCACCTCCATCAATAAAAGCCTCGTCATGATCTTCCTGGAAGCTGTGGACCTGCAGGAGCAGATCATGACCTCCCACATTGATTATGAAGAGCTGCACCGCATTTTTAAGGACGATGCCGTGCTGGGCCCCTTCCGCCACCTCATTTACCTTTTTTCAGAAGAACTTAAAAATATAGGCCTGGCCATTAGCGCGGGCCTGCGTTCCAAGCCGGAGCACAACCTGCAGCGCGAGCTGGAAAAGGTGAAAGTGCTGGTAGCAGACTATCGGAAAAGCCGGCCCAGCTTCCAGGAAAGAACAGAGCTGCTGGCCCTTAACAGCATTATACAAACCCTGGAGGAAATGGCCGTGCGCTACCACTACCTGCACCGCCTTTCCCGCCTGGATGCGGAAAAACAGAACAATATTGATCCCAACCTGGACATTTCCAGGTTTGTGACCCGCCAGCGCTATGACGTGGAAGTGTTTGTAAACAACCTCAGCTTCCGGTCCAATAACTTCCGCCACGCCGTTCGCCTCAGCCTGGCCACCATCACGGGTTTCCTGCTGGGGCAGATCCCTTTCCTGGGCCTGCACCGCGTGTACTGGATCCTGCTTACCATCGTGGTGATCCTGAAGCCGGGCTTTAGCGTTACCAAGACCAAGAGCACCCAGCGCCTCATTGGCACCGTGGCAGGCGCCTTGTTTGCCCTGGGCCTGCTGCACTTTGTACATGTGCCCGCGGTGATCTTTGCCATGATGCTGGTTTGCATCCTGGGGGCTTATAGCTTTACTACTTACAACTACACCATCAGCGTTTTCTTTACCACCCCGTTTGTGATCTTCCTGCTGCATTTCCTGCATCCGAAAGACATTGAAAACGTGACCCAGCGCGTACTGGACACGTTCATAGGCGGCACCATCTCCTTCCTGGCCAGCCACCTGCTGTGGCCCAGCTGGGAGTACAAGTACCTGCCGGAATACATGCTGAAAATGATCCGGGCTAACAGCCGTTACTTTGGCCAGACCATGAAACTTTACACCGGGGCGCCTTTCAACGTCACCGAGTTTAAGCTGGCCCGCAAAGAAGCGCATGTGAATACGGCCAACCTGATGGCCGCCTTCCAGCGCATGCTCTCTGAGCCCAAGCGCCGGCAGAAAAATGGCAGCCAGGTATATCATTTCGTGGTGCTCAATCACACGCTCACTTCACACATTGCCACCCTGGCCAATATGGGCCTGCAACACCCACTGCAATATCCCCGCCCGGAGTATGGCCCCATCAGTGATTCCCTCTGTGCGTTCATGGACTACCTTACCCAGCGCATGGCCGCCATTGAAATGGCCGTGAATAGTGGCAATCCCATTGCCCCTGTGCCGGAGTTTGACATAGCGCCCAAAGCATTTGCCCCGCTGGATGCGCACCTGGAACAACTATTACAGGCGCGTCAAAAGGAGATCGATGAAAAGAGCTCCCCTTCACAGGTACGCAAAGAACTGGTGGAAGTAAAACATGTGCACGACCAGCTGCATCTTATTCACTCGCTGCTGCGGGATATGTTACGTGCCGTTAACGAGCGGGAGGAATAA